A single Thermodesulfobacteriota bacterium DNA region contains:
- a CDS encoding PxxKW family cysteine-rich protein: MVTLVCTTIREGMECPFMTANGCSYNGGICHEIVEECNGCNRSLEFSSGWFCTACPDPELKWKAGKCNMATHVASQSNGSKAKINPLKASKRGNR; this comes from the coding sequence GTGGTTACCTTGGTTTGTACAACAATTAGAGAAGGTATGGAATGCCCTTTCATGACAGCCAATGGGTGTTCTTACAACGGCGGGATTTGCCACGAGATCGTGGAGGAGTGTAATGGCTGCAATCGCAGTTTGGAGTTTTCTTCCGGCTGGTTCTGCACCGCATGTCCTGATCCTGAGTTAAAGTGGAAGGCGGGAAAATGCAACATGGCAACCCATGTTGCTTCGCAATCGAACGGCTCAAAAGCAAAAATCAATCCGCTTAAGGCGTCCAAGAGAGGAAACAGGTAA
- a CDS encoding aminotransferase class I/II-fold pyridoxal phosphate-dependent enzyme, translating into MNPIATKLNQDIEKDNPILLEMMSDIGRQLFFPKGILSQGAEAKEKAHRINATIGIAKENGRTMRFDSVMTAIHDIRPAESLTYAPSFGIPALRRKWREAIFEKNPSLSGKEISLPVVTCGITHGISIFADVWVNPGDVVILPDMMWGNYNMILSVRKGAKISQYPVFSENGKFNLKAFEDKVKEEAQTHDKLIVILNFPHNPSGYTVTEQEGNRMVDILLNQAEAGTHILAVTDDSYFGLFYEEESIKESLFARFCGKNSRLLAVKLDGCTKENFVWGLRVGFITYGYKIEGNPVPVYEALEKKTAGCVRGNISNASHLSQSIILKSMLSDEYPAEKDEKFMILKKRAQRVKQVLADAKYKDAWDVYPFNSGYFMCLRLKTVNAERLRVHLLDKYGVGLISIDEVNLRVAFSCVEESDIQELFDIILQGVNDLSG; encoded by the coding sequence ATGAATCCTATTGCCACCAAACTCAACCAAGATATTGAAAAGGATAATCCTATTTTATTGGAGATGATGTCCGATATAGGAAGGCAACTTTTTTTCCCCAAAGGAATATTGAGCCAGGGCGCGGAAGCTAAGGAAAAAGCCCACCGGATAAACGCAACCATAGGGATAGCAAAGGAAAATGGCCGGACAATGCGGTTTGATTCGGTTATGACAGCCATTCACGATATTCGCCCGGCAGAATCATTAACCTATGCACCGTCTTTTGGGATTCCTGCATTGCGCCGGAAATGGCGGGAAGCGATATTTGAGAAGAATCCTTCCCTTTCCGGCAAGGAAATCTCACTTCCGGTGGTGACTTGCGGCATTACCCACGGGATTAGTATTTTTGCCGACGTGTGGGTCAACCCCGGGGATGTGGTCATTTTGCCTGACATGATGTGGGGAAACTACAATATGATTTTAAGTGTGCGGAAAGGTGCAAAAATAAGCCAGTATCCGGTTTTTAGCGAAAACGGCAAGTTTAATCTCAAAGCGTTTGAGGATAAAGTTAAAGAGGAAGCCCAAACGCATGACAAGCTGATCGTGATTTTAAATTTTCCACATAACCCAAGCGGTTATACGGTCACGGAACAAGAAGGTAACCGGATGGTTGACATACTTTTAAACCAGGCTGAAGCCGGTACCCACATTCTTGCGGTGACGGATGACTCCTATTTTGGACTTTTTTATGAAGAGGAATCCATAAAAGAATCTCTTTTTGCCAGGTTTTGTGGAAAAAATTCCCGACTTCTTGCAGTTAAGCTTGACGGATGTACCAAGGAAAATTTTGTATGGGGATTAAGGGTGGGTTTTATTACCTACGGATATAAAATTGAAGGTAATCCCGTGCCTGTGTATGAGGCCCTGGAAAAAAAGACGGCGGGATGTGTCAGAGGCAATATATCCAATGCGTCTCACCTTAGCCAGTCCATCATACTCAAATCTATGCTCAGTGATGAATACCCGGCTGAAAAAGATGAAAAGTTTATGATACTCAAGAAAAGGGCCCAGCGGGTAAAACAAGTCTTGGCAGATGCAAAGTACAAGGATGCATGGGATGTTTATCCCTTTAACTCAGGCTATTTTATGTGCCTCAGGTTGAAGACGGTGAATGCCGAACGGTTGAGAGTTCACCTGCTTGATAAGTATGGAGTGGGGCTTATTTCCATTGACGAGGTGAATTTGAGGGTTGCTTTTTCCTGCGTGGAGGAAAGTGATATTCAAGAGCTGTTCGATATTATCCTGCAGGGAGTCAATGACCTGTCGGGATGA
- the truA gene encoding tRNA pseudouridine(38-40) synthase TruA, with protein sequence MLKNFKIIIEYDGTSYHGWQRQKNEPTVQEEIEKALLTMTGEKTVLTGSGRTDAGVHALGQVANFHCDTDLSPQAFQNGLNSLTGDDMVIISCEIVDERFHSRFDVKSKTYAYRILNRNLPAAINRQYTWFIRKTLDLASMCRATRHIIGTHDFKAFEGTGSPRSHTTRCVFNVKISESDNELIVIEIEADGFLRFMVRNIVGTLVDVGLGKMTDDDFKEILLARDRSRAGATAPPQGLFLVKVTY encoded by the coding sequence ATGTTAAAAAATTTTAAAATAATAATCGAATACGACGGTACTTCCTATCATGGCTGGCAGCGGCAGAAGAATGAGCCTACCGTTCAGGAAGAAATCGAAAAGGCCCTGTTAACCATGACAGGTGAAAAGACAGTTCTGACCGGTTCCGGCAGGACGGACGCAGGCGTGCATGCGCTCGGACAGGTGGCAAATTTTCACTGTGATACCGACCTTTCTCCCCAGGCCTTCCAAAACGGACTCAACAGTCTCACCGGAGATGATATGGTTATTATTTCATGCGAAATCGTTGATGAACGTTTTCATTCACGTTTTGATGTTAAAAGTAAAACCTATGCTTACCGGATATTAAATCGCAACCTCCCCGCAGCCATAAACCGGCAATATACATGGTTTATACGGAAAACCCTTGATCTTGCTTCCATGTGCCGTGCAACCCGTCACATCATCGGCACGCACGACTTCAAGGCGTTTGAGGGAACCGGCAGTCCCAGGTCTCATACAACAAGATGTGTTTTTAACGTAAAGATTTCTGAATCGGACAATGAACTCATTGTTATTGAAATAGAGGCGGATGGCTTTTTAAGATTCATGGTTCGCAACATTGTCGGAACTCTGGTGGATGTTGGGCTGGGGAAAATGACTGATGATGATTTTAAGGAGATCCTCCTTGCCAGGGATCGGTCCCGGGCCGGTGCAACTGCCCCTCCCCAGGGTTTATTTCTAGTGAAGGTGACATATTAA
- a CDS encoding chloride channel protein has product MLDRLKNSIKALVGKDHSANIARAGKWTLYFIIIGIIAGLGSVAFHYLCQLGSHYFMDFMAGYRPPAPAGEHHLLTPTGTTFNRWILLFLPAGGGILSGWLVYTFAPEAEGHGTDAAINAYHRTGGYIRGRVPIIKTIASAITLTTGGSGGREGPIAQIGAGFGSFLATRLKLSDRERRIMMAAGIGAGVGSIFRAPLAGALFAAEVLYRDPEFESEVIIPAGISSVVAYCLFCLVFGWGSLFDSPAFKFHNPLELGPYVVLAIVLVGIGFFYIKSFYGVTRLFKAIKIPNHIKPAIGGLCTGLIGFYWSHCLAFGYGFAQMAINNELTIPFLLSLAVGKVLTTSFSIGSGGSGGVFGPSVVIGGAMGGAVGKAFHQIMPGVVTEPGAFVIVGMAGFFTAVSNTPISTIIFVSEMTNSYHLLLPSLLVCSVSYLAAQKWTIYEKQVKSKIDSPAHAGDFFVDILQTIKVKDLTKNIKKVNLIPEDMMFSDFKNYFSQTKQHYFPVMDKAKRLVSIFSINDVREVLFSNEIESLVMMKDIGTSDMIVTTPSDDLNSVLKKFTEKNIDSLPVVQDDDHGILLGMLRRREVISFYNEQVRKMKMRSD; this is encoded by the coding sequence ATGCTGGATCGATTAAAAAATAGTATTAAAGCCCTTGTCGGCAAGGACCATTCAGCAAATATTGCCAGGGCCGGCAAGTGGACTCTTTACTTTATCATCATCGGTATCATCGCCGGTCTTGGATCGGTGGCGTTTCATTATCTGTGCCAGCTTGGCAGTCATTATTTTATGGATTTTATGGCAGGGTACCGGCCACCTGCCCCTGCAGGCGAGCATCATTTACTTACTCCTACCGGCACCACCTTTAATCGATGGATTCTTCTTTTTCTTCCGGCAGGCGGTGGTATCCTGAGCGGGTGGCTGGTATATACCTTTGCCCCTGAAGCCGAGGGACACGGAACCGATGCAGCCATTAATGCCTATCACAGAACCGGAGGGTATATTCGGGGCAGAGTCCCCATTATCAAAACCATTGCCTCTGCAATTACCCTGACAACCGGTGGCTCAGGAGGAAGGGAAGGGCCCATCGCCCAGATCGGGGCCGGTTTCGGTTCATTTCTGGCCACCAGGCTGAAGTTATCTGACAGAGAGCGCAGGATAATGATGGCTGCCGGCATAGGCGCAGGGGTCGGCAGTATTTTCCGGGCCCCTTTGGCCGGCGCTCTTTTTGCGGCGGAAGTGCTTTACCGAGATCCCGAGTTCGAATCGGAAGTGATTATACCTGCCGGAATATCTTCAGTGGTGGCTTACTGTCTGTTCTGTCTGGTGTTTGGATGGGGATCGTTATTTGACTCCCCGGCATTTAAATTTCACAATCCGCTGGAATTGGGCCCCTATGTCGTGCTGGCGATCGTTCTGGTGGGTATCGGTTTTTTCTACATCAAGTCTTTTTATGGAGTCACCCGGCTTTTTAAAGCCATTAAAATTCCCAACCATATCAAACCGGCCATCGGCGGGCTTTGCACCGGTCTGATCGGCTTTTACTGGAGCCACTGCCTGGCTTTCGGATACGGGTTTGCCCAGATGGCGATTAATAATGAACTGACCATTCCCTTTTTACTTTCTCTGGCAGTGGGCAAAGTTCTCACCACTTCCTTTTCCATCGGGTCAGGAGGAAGCGGCGGCGTATTCGGTCCGTCGGTTGTAATCGGCGGGGCAATGGGTGGTGCGGTGGGGAAAGCGTTTCACCAGATCATGCCGGGGGTAGTCACTGAACCGGGGGCTTTTGTTATTGTGGGCATGGCCGGTTTTTTTACTGCGGTTTCCAATACCCCGATTTCAACCATTATTTTTGTCAGTGAAATGACCAATTCATATCACCTGCTTCTTCCCAGCCTTCTGGTATGTTCAGTATCTTACCTGGCTGCACAGAAATGGACTATTTACGAAAAGCAGGTTAAAAGCAAGATAGATTCTCCGGCGCATGCGGGCGATTTTTTTGTGGATATACTGCAGACCATAAAAGTAAAAGACCTGACGAAAAATATCAAAAAGGTAAACCTTATTCCGGAAGATATGATGTTTTCAGATTTTAAAAATTATTTTTCCCAAACCAAGCAGCACTATTTTCCGGTGATGGATAAAGCCAAAAGACTGGTCAGCATATTTTCCATTAACGACGTTCGGGAAGTTCTTTTTTCCAATGAAATAGAAAGCCTGGTCATGATGAAGGACATCGGAACTTCCGATATGATTGTTACCACGCCTTCCGACGATCTGAATTCCGTGCTTAAAAAATTTACCGAAAAAAACATTGACAGCCTGCCGGTGGTTCAGGACGACGATCATGGTATTCTCCTTGGCATGCTGAGAAGAAGAGAGGTGATTTCATTTTACAACGAGCAAGTGCGGAAAATGAAGATGAGAAGTGATTAA